The window TCAGGCGGTGGCCGGCGGCCGCGGCGTTGAAGCGGGCGCGCAGCTCGCCGAGCGTCCCGTCGTCCATCCCGACAGGCACGTCGAGGAAGCGCTGCTCCACCCGCCCCGTGTCGGTGATGACGACGACGAGCAGCCGCCCCTCGACGGTGGGCACCAGCTCGAGGTGCCGCAGCCCGGAGCGCCGCAAGGACGGGTACTGCACGACGGCGACCTGGCCCGTCAGCTGGGCGATGAGCCGCCCGGCGCGTGCCACTACGTCGTCCAGGTCGACCGCCTCGGACAGGAAGGTCTCGATGGCGCGCTTCTGGGGAGTGGTCAGCGGCCGCACCTCGGCCAGCTGGTCGACGAACAGGCGGTAGCCCTTGTCGGTGGGGATGCGCCCCGCCGACGTGTGCGGCTGCGCGATCAGGCCGGCCTCCTCGAGCGCCGCCATGTCGTTGCGGACGGTCGCCGGGGACACGCCGAGCTGGTGCCGCTCGGTGAGTATGCGGGAGCCCACGGGCTCCCGTGTACGGACATA is drawn from Promicromonospora sp. Populi and contains these coding sequences:
- the hrcA gene encoding heat-inducible transcriptional repressor HrcA — its product is MSEERRLDVLRAIVEDYVRTREPVGSRILTERHQLGVSPATVRNDMAALEEAGLIAQPHTSAGRIPTDKGYRLFVDQLAEVRPLTTPQKRAIETFLSEAVDLDDVVARAGRLIAQLTGQVAVVQYPSLRRSGLRHLELVPTVEGRLLVVVITDTGRVEQRFLDVPVGMDDGTLGELRARFNAAAAGHRLTEIGTAFARVTEAMPDGHRALATAVAEVVTAALGEESEERIVLTGQANLARASMRFEQGLRPVLEALEEQVVLLGLLTDMTDDAGVAVSIGHENRLAGLSETSVVTSGYGSSDGDTVAILSSIGPTRMDYPGTIAAVRAVARYLSRVLPS